AATAAGCTCGGATATATTAAAGCAATCTTAGATTTTGCATTGGAAAGGGAAGATACAAAGGATTTTATGAAAGAGCTTATACTACAGAAGGCAAAAGAGTTTGAAGGATAGATTCAAAACGAAAAAAAAGTTTGGTCAGCATCTTCTGATTGCCTCTGGTATTATACAAAAGATTGTTGATTTTATGGATATTAACGGAAGTGATATTGTTATTGAGATTGGAGTTGGAACAGGCCAGCTGACAGAGGAAATACTTAAAAGAAAGCCAAAAAAACTTTACGGAATAGAGATAGACCCACAGACGTATCCTATAATAAAAGAAAAATTCGGGAATATCCCTTATTTTTCCCTCATTGAAAAGGATTTTTTTGACGTAAATCTAAGGGAGTTATCAGAAGGTAAAAAGATAAAAATAGTTGGAAATCTTCCCTATAATGTAGCATCTCTTATACTCGTTAATATGCCATTTTATATAGATATAATAGAGCTGACTGTTTTTATGCTTCAGAAAGAGGTAGCCGAAAAACTGATAGCAAAACCTAAAACAAAGCAGTACACATTTCTTTCTGTTTTTATACAGACATACTTTGATGTTGAGTATCTTATGAGTGTACCGGCAAGATTTTTTAAACCACCTCCAAAGGTAACATCTGCAGTTGTCAGGATGAAACCTAAAAAACAGATCCCTGATTTTGATAAAAAAGGGTACAAAAATTTTGTTTCTTCCCTTTTTAGTTCGAGAAGAAAAATGCTGAGAACTAAGATAGGTATAGAGATTCTTAGAAAAGCAGGTATAAAACCTGAGCTTCGGGCAGAAGAGTTAGAAGTGGAAGATTTTATAAAACTGTATTCAGAATACCTTCTTAGCAAACATGATAGCAAAGGCTAAAACCGCAGAATTAAGAGCAAATCTGAACGGTTTTTGAGGTAGATAAGGGGATATTAGAGAGCCTATTACAACCCCAATAATTCCTCCCTGCAGAAGAAGAAACAGGATACCTGTATCAACACCTCCAAGGGAATAATGTATTCCTCCTGCAAATATACTGAGGATAAATCCGTGTACTATATCAGTTCCAACTATTTTTGACGGGTTCATAGGACATAATGCCAGCAGAATAGAGGCAACAATAACTCCAGCTCCAATCGACGTAAACCCGATATCAAAGCCTACAACAAACCCTATAACAGGTATCAGGTAAGGCTTATTTCTTATATCAAAATTTATTACTTTCTCATTCTTTGTAAACATTCTGTAGTAAGAAAAGCAGCAGGAAGCAAAAATCATAAAAAGAATAAAAGAGGGGACAACCTTTGAAGCAATCTGGGGATTTAACTCAAAAAAGTAATGAAAAGCATAACTTCCTAATAATGCCCCAGGAATGCTCCCTGCTGCAAGTAAGGTGGCAAGCCTAATACATACAAGACCTCTTTTTATGTATATAAATGAAGCAAAAACCTTCGTTATAGCTGAAAAAAGGAGGCTTGTTCCCACCGCAGTAGCGATGGGAACCCCCATGAGCAGAGTAAGGGCAGGTGTCGTTAACATACCTCCTCCAACTCCCGAAACCCCTATAACTAAGCCGAGGATTAATCCTAATATTGAAAGTTCCATTTATTCTTTCTCTGTAAATGTGTGTAGTCCACACTCCAATTTCCCCTTTCCAGCCCATCTGCCGGCTCTTTCGTCTTCTCCCTCAGAAACAGGTCTGGTACACGGAGCACACCCTATACTGAGATAATTCCTATCATAAAGAGGGTTATAAGGAAGATTATTATCTTCGACGTACTTCCATACATCCTTTCTTGTCCAGTCAGCTATAGGATTTACCTTAAGAATCACTCTACCATCTGGCAGTTTATGAGTTTCAACCTTTCCAATATTAGCC
The Persephonella hydrogeniphila DNA segment above includes these coding regions:
- a CDS encoding sulfite exporter TauE/SafE family protein, with the protein product MELSILGLILGLVIGVSGVGGGMLTTPALTLLMGVPIATAVGTSLLFSAITKVFASFIYIKRGLVCIRLATLLAAGSIPGALLGSYAFHYFFELNPQIASKVVPSFILFMIFASCCFSYYRMFTKNEKVINFDIRNKPYLIPVIGFVVGFDIGFTSIGAGVIVASILLALCPMNPSKIVGTDIVHGFILSIFAGGIHYSLGGVDTGILFLLLQGGIIGVVIGSLISPYLPQKPFRFALNSAVLAFAIMFAKKVF
- the rsmA gene encoding 16S rRNA (adenine(1518)-N(6)/adenine(1519)-N(6))-dimethyltransferase RsmA; the protein is MKDRFKTKKKFGQHLLIASGIIQKIVDFMDINGSDIVIEIGVGTGQLTEEILKRKPKKLYGIEIDPQTYPIIKEKFGNIPYFSLIEKDFFDVNLRELSEGKKIKIVGNLPYNVASLILVNMPFYIDIIELTVFMLQKEVAEKLIAKPKTKQYTFLSVFIQTYFDVEYLMSVPARFFKPPPKVTSAVVRMKPKKQIPDFDKKGYKNFVSSLFSSRRKMLRTKIGIEILRKAGIKPELRAEELEVEDFIKLYSEYLLSKHDSKG